The following proteins are co-located in the Trichormus variabilis 0441 genome:
- a CDS encoding glycosyltransferase: MGAFFLGLILLSLVIWLGLLVFWGQFWRLDQRLEGEEIPLVSLPKICAVIPARNEAELIPMSLRSLLLQDYPGDFHIFLVDDQSTDGTAAFAEGVAHAVDKAQQLHIVSGESLPPGWSGKLWAVEQGIQKAKTFAPDYFFLTDADIEHDVSNLRRLVAKALQEDLDLASVMVKLRCESFWEKFLIPAFVFFFQQLYPFRWVNNPKNKMAAAAGGSILIRREALEQIGGIQVIRQALIDDCTLAQIVKSGGQGRKGDKLNNATSRKIWLGLSSSTRSLRPYESLQTIWDMVARTAYTQLNYSPWLLLGTVVGMTLIYLLPPVATIIGVLIADWAIAFSGLVVWLLMSLAYFPTIRFYKLSPLLAFSLPAIAFLYTLMTIDSAFRHWQGRGGAWKGRVYPG, translated from the coding sequence ATGGGTGCATTCTTTCTAGGGTTAATATTGTTATCTTTAGTTATTTGGTTGGGATTATTGGTTTTTTGGGGGCAGTTTTGGCGGTTAGACCAGAGATTAGAAGGTGAGGAGATTCCGTTAGTATCTTTACCGAAAATTTGTGCGGTTATCCCTGCACGTAACGAAGCTGAGTTAATACCGATGAGCTTGCGATCGCTCCTTCTTCAAGATTATCCTGGAGACTTCCACATCTTTTTAGTTGATGACCAAAGTACAGATGGTACAGCCGCTTTTGCTGAAGGGGTAGCCCATGCTGTAGACAAGGCCCAACAATTACACATTGTTTCTGGCGAATCCTTACCCCCTGGTTGGTCTGGTAAACTCTGGGCAGTTGAACAAGGCATTCAAAAAGCCAAGACATTTGCACCAGATTATTTTTTCCTCACGGATGCAGACATTGAACATGATGTCAGCAACCTGCGGCGATTAGTCGCCAAAGCCCTACAGGAAGATTTAGACCTAGCATCTGTAATGGTAAAACTCAGGTGTGAAAGCTTTTGGGAAAAATTTTTAATTCCCGCCTTTGTCTTTTTCTTTCAACAACTCTACCCCTTTCGCTGGGTAAATAACCCCAAAAACAAAATGGCTGCGGCGGCTGGTGGGTCTATTTTAATTCGTCGAGAAGCCCTAGAACAAATTGGTGGTATTCAAGTCATTCGCCAAGCCTTAATTGATGATTGCACCCTCGCACAAATCGTCAAATCTGGGGGACAAGGAAGAAAAGGAGACAAATTAAACAATGCTACTTCCAGAAAAATCTGGCTAGGACTGAGTTCATCAACTCGCAGTCTACGACCATATGAATCTTTGCAAACAATTTGGGATATGGTGGCGCGGACTGCATACACTCAGTTAAATTATTCCCCCTGGTTACTGTTGGGAACTGTTGTAGGGATGACGTTAATTTATTTGCTCCCACCTGTAGCTACTATTATCGGTGTATTGATAGCAGATTGGGCGATCGCATTTTCAGGTTTAGTTGTATGGTTGTTGATGTCCTTGGCTTATTTCCCCACGATTCGTTTTTATAAACTTTCTCCGTTATTAGCTTTTAGTTTACCAGCGATCGCCTTTCTCTATACCCTCATGACCATTGACTCTGCATTCCGTCATTGGCAAGGGCGCGGTGGTGCGTGGAAAGGTAGAGTATACCCAGGCTAG
- a CDS encoding serpin family protein: MNRQKFSGVKDSFLQRRYAVSLGRRYVLAAASVVLFSVLGCSQVNPDTSALAQTGVSPAESSLQKKTVVPDTKIVDANNKFGFKLFSEIAKEDGNAKNISVSPTSVAIALAMTYNGASGSTQKAMAKTLELQGISLPELNSAYASLNKLLQNPGENVQLTIANSLWANQDVSLRPDFLQTTRDFYQARVTNLDFKNVAAVNTINSWVKENTKGKIDKIVDNIEPNQALFLINAIYFNGKWSSAFDKSQTTPQTFYTASGQQKQHPMMSQTGEYRYYETPQFQSVSLPYGQDGKVSLYIFLPTKNSNLKAFYQNLNAENWETWMPQFRNREGSIRLPRFQTNYDITLNDALKSLGMAEAFSDKANFSGIGDNLTISQVRHKTVIDVNEEGTEASAATSVGMVATSLREPQQPFKMIVDRPFFYAIRDNQSKNILFMGAVVEPT; the protein is encoded by the coding sequence ATGAATCGGCAGAAGTTCAGTGGTGTGAAAGACAGTTTTTTACAAAGACGTTACGCTGTTAGTCTGGGAAGACGTTATGTTCTAGCAGCAGCTAGCGTGGTTCTATTCAGTGTACTAGGTTGTTCTCAAGTTAATCCTGACACAAGTGCGCTGGCCCAGACTGGGGTATCTCCAGCAGAATCTTCATTGCAAAAAAAAACAGTAGTGCCTGATACTAAAATTGTCGATGCTAATAATAAGTTTGGCTTTAAGCTATTTTCGGAAATTGCAAAAGAAGATGGTAACGCCAAGAATATTTCTGTATCGCCGACGAGTGTAGCGATCGCCCTAGCTATGACCTACAATGGCGCTAGCGGCTCTACGCAAAAAGCAATGGCTAAAACCTTAGAGTTACAGGGTATCAGTCTACCAGAACTTAACTCTGCTTACGCTTCATTAAACAAGCTGCTACAAAATCCTGGTGAAAATGTCCAACTGACTATAGCTAACTCCCTGTGGGCTAATCAAGATGTGAGTTTGCGTCCCGATTTTCTGCAAACTACCCGCGATTTCTATCAAGCTAGGGTGACAAATTTAGATTTTAAAAATGTCGCGGCTGTAAATACAATCAATTCCTGGGTGAAGGAAAATACTAAAGGTAAAATTGACAAAATTGTCGATAATATTGAACCAAATCAGGCGCTATTTCTCATCAACGCCATATATTTTAACGGTAAATGGAGTAGTGCTTTTGATAAGTCTCAAACAACACCACAGACCTTTTACACTGCATCGGGTCAGCAGAAACAACACCCAATGATGTCACAAACGGGTGAATATAGATATTATGAAACACCACAATTTCAGTCTGTCAGTTTACCTTATGGTCAAGATGGTAAGGTGAGTTTGTATATCTTTTTGCCCACGAAAAACTCTAATCTCAAAGCCTTTTATCAAAACTTAAATGCAGAGAATTGGGAAACATGGATGCCTCAGTTTAGGAACCGTGAAGGCTCTATTCGTTTACCGCGCTTTCAAACAAACTATGATATCACCCTGAATGATGCCCTGAAATCTTTAGGCATGGCAGAAGCCTTTAGTGATAAAGCCAACTTTTCTGGCATCGGCGACAATTTAACTATTAGCCAAGTTAGACATAAAACTGTGATTGATGTGAATGAAGAAGGTACAGAAGCTAGTGCAGCAACTTCTGTAGGCATGGTAGCGACATCTTTGAGAGAGCCACAACAACCATTTAAAATGATTGTTGACCGTCCCTTTTTCTATGCAATTCGTGATAATCAAAGCAAAAATATCTTGTTTATGGGTGCGGTTGTAGAACCAACGTGA
- a CDS encoding S8 family serine peptidase, with the protein MKKLTWIICGLSASCLSVPVLAAALQSSLGTNGIDALKLHQPPYNLLGRKIAIGQVEIGRPGMFGWDKAVSKNRAVSLAAVFLRNGPAKSNNGVDPHAYNVAGVMVSRDKGLPGVAPAARLYSSAVGSTKNMGQPEECLSAQHIALQNGGDVRAINFSFGEPLNRDPRPEAVLDGNALLTLCVDWSSRVHDVVYAIAGNQGKGGIPIPTDNFNGINVAFSSRRGGIFNKVDVSNLAGVNQGVSGRLAGKEFNIDGRRAVSIVAPGSNINLLNPDGKLNKVTGTSFAAPHLTATVALLQEFGDRQLRTKKPNWSIDSRRQQVMKAVLLNSAEKIQDSGDGLRLGMTRTLIDKQSQDWLSSDAYQDPKIPLDAQMGTGHLNAFRAYQQFSAGQWQPTAPVPGIGWDYRQVDVGKSVEYGLTRPLKKDSFVAITLSWNRLVELNDTNKNQQFDVGENFRDRQLNNLDLYLVKADTNDTDSAVVCASISEVDSVEHIFCPVPANGNYKIRVQFQKQLNEATQPYALAWWTVSN; encoded by the coding sequence ATGAAAAAACTAACTTGGATAATTTGCGGATTAAGTGCTTCTTGTTTAAGTGTGCCTGTGTTGGCTGCGGCTTTACAAAGTTCTTTGGGAACTAACGGTATTGATGCTTTGAAGTTACACCAACCTCCTTATAATTTGCTTGGTAGAAAGATTGCTATCGGTCAGGTGGAAATTGGTCGTCCGGGGATGTTTGGTTGGGATAAGGCTGTGTCTAAAAATCGTGCCGTTTCGCTGGCGGCTGTTTTTTTACGCAATGGCCCAGCTAAATCTAATAATGGTGTTGACCCCCATGCTTATAATGTGGCTGGTGTGATGGTCAGTAGGGACAAAGGTTTACCTGGGGTTGCACCAGCCGCGAGATTATATTCATCGGCGGTAGGTTCTACTAAAAATATGGGTCAACCGGAAGAGTGTTTATCGGCCCAGCACATAGCATTACAAAATGGTGGTGATGTCCGCGCTATTAACTTTAGCTTTGGTGAACCTCTTAACCGTGACCCTCGACCAGAGGCTGTTTTAGATGGGAATGCTTTACTTACCTTGTGTGTTGACTGGTCGAGTCGTGTTCATGATGTCGTGTATGCGATCGCAGGCAATCAGGGTAAAGGTGGTATTCCTATCCCTACAGATAATTTTAACGGAATCAACGTGGCTTTTTCATCCCGGAGAGGGGGAATTTTTAATAAAGTTGACGTTTCTAACCTAGCAGGTGTTAACCAAGGTGTTAGCGGTCGCTTGGCTGGTAAGGAATTTAATATAGATGGTCGTCGCGCTGTGAGTATAGTAGCGCCTGGTAGTAATATTAACTTGCTCAATCCTGATGGCAAGTTGAACAAAGTTACAGGTACAAGTTTTGCTGCGCCGCATCTCACCGCTACCGTGGCTTTGCTACAAGAGTTTGGTGATAGACAGTTACGCACCAAAAAACCAAATTGGAGCATTGATAGCCGTCGTCAGCAAGTGATGAAAGCAGTACTACTCAATTCAGCCGAAAAGATTCAAGATAGTGGTGATGGTTTACGCTTGGGCATGACTCGCACACTTATTGATAAACAAAGCCAAGATTGGTTGTCTTCTGATGCCTATCAAGACCCGAAAATTCCCTTGGATGCCCAAATGGGAACGGGTCATTTAAATGCGTTTCGTGCTTATCAGCAATTTAGCGCTGGTCAATGGCAACCAACAGCACCAGTTCCAGGTATTGGCTGGGATTATCGACAAGTAGATGTAGGGAAGTCTGTTGAGTATGGGTTAACAAGGCCACTCAAGAAAGATAGTTTTGTTGCTATTACTCTTAGTTGGAACCGTTTGGTAGAATTAAATGATACTAATAAAAATCAGCAATTTGATGTAGGTGAAAATTTCCGCGATCGCCAGCTAAATAATCTGGATCTTTATTTAGTAAAAGCGGATACCAACGATACAGATTCTGCTGTTGTTTGTGCTTCTATTAGTGAAGTTGATAGTGTAGAACATATTTTCTGCCCTGTTCCTGCTAATGGAAACTACAAAATCCGTGTCCAGTTCCAGAAACAACTTAATGAAGCCACTCAACCCTATGCCTTAGCTTGGTGGACAGTGTCTAATTAA
- the rpe gene encoding ribulose-phosphate 3-epimerase: protein MTQNRSEKPIVISPSILSADFSRLGDEIRAVDAAGADWIHVDVMDGRFVPNITIGPLVVEAIRPVTKKPLDVHLMIVEPEKYVEDFAKAGADIISVHCEHNASPHLHRTLGQIKELGKQAGVVLNPGTPLELIEYVLELCDLILIMSVNPGFGGQSFIPGVVPKIRKLRQMCDERGLDPWIEVDGGLKANNTWQVLEAGANAIVAGSAVFNAKDYAEAITNIRNSKRPTPELAKV from the coding sequence ATGACCCAAAACCGATCTGAAAAACCCATAGTAATCTCTCCATCTATCCTATCAGCCGACTTTAGCCGTCTAGGTGATGAAATTCGTGCTGTAGATGCAGCTGGAGCTGATTGGATTCATGTTGATGTAATGGACGGTCGTTTTGTACCTAATATTACGATAGGTCCTCTGGTAGTGGAGGCAATTCGTCCAGTTACAAAGAAACCTCTGGATGTCCACTTGATGATTGTGGAACCAGAAAAGTATGTAGAAGATTTTGCTAAAGCAGGGGCTGATATCATTTCTGTTCATTGTGAACATAATGCTTCGCCACATCTGCACCGCACCCTGGGACAAATCAAAGAATTAGGTAAACAGGCAGGTGTCGTACTCAATCCTGGTACACCTTTAGAACTCATTGAATATGTTCTAGAACTGTGCGACCTCATACTAATTATGAGCGTTAACCCCGGCTTTGGTGGTCAAAGCTTCATTCCTGGCGTAGTACCCAAAATCCGCAAGTTGCGTCAAATGTGTGATGAACGCGGTTTAGACCCCTGGATTGAAGTAGATGGCGGACTAAAAGCTAATAATACTTGGCAAGTTTTAGAAGCAGGCGCGAATGCAATTGTGGCTGGTTCTGCTGTATTTAACGCTAAGGATTATGCAGAAGCGATTACCAATATTCGCAACAGCAAGCGTCCGACACCAGAATTAGCTAAGGTTTAA
- a CDS encoding CsbD family protein, translating into MSLEDKAKATAKNIEGKAQEALGNVTGDPKDKAEGKAKQAESEVRHAVEDVKDNVKKKID; encoded by the coding sequence ATGAGCTTAGAAGATAAAGCAAAAGCCACTGCTAAAAATATTGAAGGTAAAGCTCAAGAAGCTTTAGGTAATGTAACTGGTGACCCTAAAGATAAAGCTGAAGGCAAAGCTAAACAAGCCGAAAGTGAAGTCCGTCATGCTGTTGAAGATGTCAAGGACAACGTAAAGAAAAAGATAGACTAA
- the uvrB gene encoding excinuclease ABC subunit UvrB: protein MTEFGLQAPFSPTGDQPSAIAQLVASIEGGNRYQTLLGATGTGKTFSIAAVIEKIGRPTLVLAHNKTLAAQLCNELREFFPNNAVEYFVSYYDYYQPEAYIPVTDTYIEKTAAINDEIDMLRHSATRSLFERRDVIVVASISCIYGLGIPAEYLKAAIPLQIGMEVNQREILRDLASVQYSRNDVEMGRGRFRVRGDVLEIGPAYEDRIIRVEFFGDEIDAIRYIDPVTGEIINSLQAVNIYPARHFVTPEERLEVACEDIAYELKQRKAELEEAGKLVEAQRIDQRTRYDLEMLREVGYCNGVENYSRHLAGRQAGEPPESLIDYFPKDWLLVIDESHVTVPQIRGMYNGDQARKKVLIEHGFRLPSAADNRPLKAEEFWQKVNQCIFVSATPGNWELEISENRIVEQVIRPTGVIDPEISVRPTEGQIDDLLGEIKDRIDLHERVLITTLTKRMAEDLTEYLQEHGVKVRYLHSEINSIQRIEILQDLRQGSFDVLVGVNLLREGLDLPEVSLVAIMDADKEGFLRAERSLIQTIGRAARHIRGQAILYADNMTDSMIKAVEETDRRRNIQVAYNKLHGITPQPIVKKSSNAILSFLEVSRRLNATDLKVVEEHIDELPLEEIPNLIDKLEAQMKEASKKLEFEEAAKLRDRIKQLRDKLVGR from the coding sequence ATGACAGAATTTGGTCTGCAAGCTCCCTTTAGTCCGACAGGCGATCAACCAAGCGCGATCGCCCAGTTAGTTGCTAGCATCGAAGGTGGCAACCGTTACCAAACCTTATTAGGTGCTACGGGAACAGGTAAAACATTTTCCATCGCCGCAGTGATTGAGAAAATTGGGAGACCAACGCTAGTTCTGGCGCATAACAAAACTTTGGCGGCGCAGCTTTGTAATGAATTGCGCGAGTTCTTTCCCAACAACGCTGTTGAGTATTTTGTCAGTTATTACGATTACTATCAACCAGAAGCCTATATTCCCGTTACCGATACCTATATTGAAAAAACGGCGGCGATTAATGATGAGATTGATATGTTACGACATTCAGCTACGCGATCGCTATTTGAGCGTCGTGATGTGATTGTTGTGGCTTCTATTAGTTGTATTTACGGCTTGGGTATTCCCGCCGAATACCTTAAAGCTGCTATTCCTCTGCAAATTGGGATGGAAGTAAATCAGCGTGAGATTTTGCGGGATTTAGCCTCTGTACAATACAGCCGCAACGATGTGGAAATGGGGAGGGGACGTTTCCGTGTCCGGGGTGATGTATTAGAAATTGGCCCCGCTTACGAAGACAGAATCATTCGGGTAGAATTTTTCGGCGATGAAATTGACGCAATTCGCTACATTGACCCCGTGACAGGGGAAATTATCAACAGTTTACAAGCAGTAAATATCTATCCTGCACGTCACTTTGTTACACCAGAGGAACGTTTAGAGGTAGCTTGCGAAGATATCGCCTACGAATTAAAACAGCGCAAAGCAGAATTAGAAGAAGCTGGCAAATTGGTAGAAGCACAACGCATCGACCAACGCACCCGCTACGATTTAGAAATGCTGCGGGAAGTGGGTTATTGCAACGGTGTAGAAAACTATTCTCGCCATTTAGCAGGAAGACAAGCAGGAGAACCACCAGAAAGTTTAATTGATTATTTCCCTAAAGATTGGCTGTTAGTAATTGACGAATCTCACGTTACAGTTCCGCAAATTCGCGGAATGTATAACGGTGACCAAGCTAGGAAGAAAGTTTTAATTGAACATGGATTTAGGCTTCCTAGTGCTGCCGATAACCGTCCTTTAAAAGCAGAAGAATTTTGGCAAAAAGTTAACCAGTGCATTTTTGTTTCTGCTACCCCAGGAAATTGGGAATTAGAAATATCAGAAAATCGCATAGTTGAGCAAGTAATCCGCCCCACAGGTGTAATTGATCCAGAAATTTCCGTGCGTCCCACAGAAGGACAAATTGATGATTTATTAGGAGAAATTAAAGATAGAATCGACCTTCATGAAAGGGTATTGATTACCACTTTAACTAAGCGGATGGCGGAAGATTTAACAGAATATCTGCAAGAACACGGCGTAAAAGTGCGGTATTTACATTCAGAAATCAATTCTATTCAGCGTATTGAAATATTGCAGGATTTACGCCAAGGTAGCTTTGATGTGTTGGTGGGTGTGAACCTACTACGGGAAGGTTTAGATTTACCAGAAGTTTCCCTAGTAGCGATTATGGATGCTGATAAAGAAGGTTTCTTACGCGCGGAACGTTCTTTAATTCAAACCATTGGCAGAGCAGCAAGACACATCAGAGGACAAGCAATTTTATATGCTGATAATATGACAGATAGCATGATTAAAGCTGTTGAAGAAACTGACAGACGGCGCAATATTCAAGTTGCATATAATAAGCTGCATGGAATTACACCACAACCGATTGTCAAAAAATCTAGTAATGCGATTTTGTCTTTCTTGGAAGTGTCTCGACGGTTGAATGCAACAGACTTAAAAGTTGTTGAAGAACATATTGATGAATTGCCATTAGAGGAGATTCCCAATTTGATTGACAAATTAGAAGCACAGATGAAAGAAGCATCGAAAAAACTGGAATTTGAAGAAGCGGCAAAATTGCGCGATCGCATCAAGCAATTGCGAGATAAATTAGTAGGCAGATAA
- a CDS encoding serine/threonine protein kinase, which produces MVWNPGRHLFGSRYIIERKLGEGGIGITYLAKNPQGKLRVIKTLREEILNHPTWIPHQSRLKQDFKEEALRLALCRHPHIVEVENVFDDGDLPCMAMEYIEGEDLGKRITEKGALPEAEALQYIRQIGDALMLVHDKGLLHRDLKPSNIMMRAGKPGQKQC; this is translated from the coding sequence ATGGTGTGGAATCCAGGGCGGCATTTATTTGGCAGCCGCTACATAATCGAGAGAAAATTGGGTGAAGGTGGCATTGGTATTACCTACCTGGCTAAAAATCCACAAGGCAAACTGCGGGTAATTAAAACCCTGCGTGAAGAAATACTCAATCATCCAACTTGGATACCCCATCAAAGTAGACTTAAGCAAGACTTTAAAGAAGAAGCATTACGCTTGGCTTTATGTCGCCATCCCCACATTGTAGAAGTAGAGAATGTTTTTGATGATGGTGACTTACCCTGCATGGCGATGGAATACATCGAAGGGGAAGATTTAGGTAAGCGGATAACTGAAAAGGGAGCATTACCAGAAGCAGAAGCACTGCAATATATTCGGCAAATTGGCGATGCTCTGATGCTGGTTCACGACAAAGGCTTGCTGCATCGGGATTTAAAGCCGAGTAACATTATGATGCGTGCAGGTAAGCCAGGCCAGAAGCAGTGCTGA
- a CDS encoding WD40 repeat domain-containing serine/threonine-protein kinase: MLIDFGLARQFISGTVQQHTQSFTPGYAPPEQYAPIEERGEYIDVYALAATLYSLLTGQLPMPAPARLQNFTLQPPKDLNPSVSDRVNEAIMKGMALNYKFRPQSVQEWLDLLGAGIVVPTQPVISSSNTYLSAKISPTQPITSVSQISSSWECIHVIPAVSGKIAFSPKENILASVSSGGWDSNIKLWEALTGREIYSLTGHSWSVYAITFSNDGQILASGGGDGNIKLWEVVSGQEIRTLTGHSWAIYAVTFSSNRVVLASGSGDKTIKLWDLATGQEISTLTGHAESINSLAFSNNELTLASGSVDKTIKLWDLETGKEIYTLTGHSGTVNSICLSNDGQILASGSVDKTIKLWDLETGKEICTLIGHLESIESVTISSDGQILASASVDKTVKIWEMATGKEVFTLSHSSSVNSIAFSPDGNLLAAGDSGGNIKIWRRS; the protein is encoded by the coding sequence GTGCTGATTGATTTTGGACTGGCTAGACAATTTATTTCTGGTACAGTGCAACAACATACACAAAGCTTTACCCCTGGTTATGCGCCACCGGAACAGTATGCACCCATAGAAGAACGGGGAGAATATATTGATGTTTACGCCTTAGCTGCCACATTATATTCTTTGCTGACTGGGCAATTGCCAATGCCAGCACCAGCTAGACTGCAAAATTTTACCCTACAACCACCAAAGGATTTGAATCCCAGTGTGAGCGACAGGGTGAATGAGGCAATTATGAAAGGGATGGCGTTAAATTACAAATTCCGTCCCCAGTCGGTGCAGGAGTGGTTGGATTTGTTGGGTGCGGGGATAGTAGTACCAACACAACCTGTAATATCTTCATCTAATACATATTTATCTGCGAAAATATCACCAACACAACCTATAACATCCGTATCCCAGATATCCTCATCGTGGGAATGTATCCATGTCATCCCTGCTGTGTCTGGAAAAATAGCTTTTAGTCCCAAGGAAAATATATTAGCGAGCGTGTCTAGTGGTGGTTGGGACAGCAATATCAAACTATGGGAAGCCCTAACAGGTAGAGAGATTTACAGCTTAACAGGACATTCTTGGTCAGTTTACGCGATCACCTTCAGTAATGATGGACAAATCCTCGCTAGTGGGGGTGGAGACGGAAATATTAAACTATGGGAAGTTGTTTCAGGACAAGAAATTCGCACATTGACTGGTCATTCTTGGGCGATTTATGCAGTTACTTTCAGTAGTAATAGAGTAGTTCTAGCTAGTGGTAGCGGAGACAAAACTATCAAACTTTGGGATTTGGCAACAGGTCAAGAAATAAGTACCCTGACTGGTCATGCCGAATCAATTAATTCCCTAGCATTTAGCAATAATGAGTTAACCTTGGCTAGTGGTAGTGTAGACAAAACTATCAAACTCTGGGATTTGGAGACGGGCAAAGAAATTTATACACTAACTGGTCATTCTGGAACAGTTAACTCTATTTGTTTGAGTAATGATGGACAAATATTAGCTAGTGGTAGTGTAGACAAAACTATCAAACTCTGGGATTTGGAGACGGGCAAAGAAATTTGCACCCTTATAGGTCATTTAGAATCGATTGAATCTGTAACTATCAGCAGCGATGGGCAAATACTGGCTAGTGCTAGTGTGGATAAAACTGTGAAAATTTGGGAAATGGCAACAGGTAAAGAAGTTTTCACACTTAGTCATTCTAGCAGTGTTAATTCTATCGCCTTTAGCCCTGATGGGAATTTACTTGCTGCTGGAGATTCTGGCGGAAATATCAAAATATGGCGACGCAGCTAG
- a CDS encoding EF-hand domain-containing protein — MTTEQELQSLFNTLDRDQDGKISINELFLSPGLSAVISSETNTNSPQELLVQYDSDQDGSITFEELKKAVKKASNLT; from the coding sequence ATGACAACCGAGCAAGAGCTTCAATCTCTTTTTAATACCTTAGATCGTGATCAAGACGGCAAAATCTCCATTAATGAGCTTTTTTTAAGTCCTGGTTTAAGTGCAGTCATCTCATCAGAAACGAATACCAATAGCCCCCAAGAGTTGCTAGTACAGTATGATTCAGACCAAGACGGTAGTATTACCTTTGAAGAGTTAAAGAAAGCAGTTAAGAAAGCAAGTAATTTAACCTAG
- a CDS encoding PRC-barrel domain-containing protein, protein MTSEQIIRRSDILNTQVITRDNGKRLGIVSQVWVDIDQREVVALGLRDSLISISGLPRYMYLSSIHQYGDVILVDNEDVIEDIEVEALSNLINWEVITETGEVLGRVRGFRFEAETGKLNTIVIASLGLPQIPDQFLSTYEISIEEVVSTGPNRLIVFEGAEERVNQLTVGVLERLGIGKAPWERDTEEEYGYSAPRAVAPSNQLPSGVPLQPPKPKVRTPEPVAEEEWTEDYIEEERPQRQVMKARQYESIQYEEDEEDNWSEATGRDRYQPPSQPYSKPYTEDYEDYDDDIEGDAWEDVPPQPVNIPKKVKERQPEYEEEGGY, encoded by the coding sequence ATGACCTCTGAACAAATAATTAGGCGTTCCGACATATTAAACACGCAGGTAATTACCCGCGACAACGGCAAACGGTTAGGAATCGTCAGTCAAGTTTGGGTGGATATTGATCAAAGAGAGGTTGTGGCTCTTGGTTTGCGAGACAGCCTGATCTCCATCTCTGGTCTGCCCCGCTATATGTACCTTAGCAGCATCCACCAATATGGCGATGTAATCTTAGTGGATAACGAAGATGTCATCGAAGATATTGAAGTTGAAGCCCTCAGTAACTTAATTAACTGGGAAGTCATCACCGAAACAGGCGAAGTTTTAGGTAGAGTCAGGGGCTTTAGGTTTGAAGCCGAAACAGGTAAGCTCAACACCATTGTCATCGCCTCCTTGGGACTCCCCCAAATTCCCGACCAATTCTTAAGCACCTACGAAATATCCATAGAAGAAGTAGTCAGCACCGGCCCCAACAGGTTAATTGTCTTTGAAGGAGCCGAAGAACGGGTAAATCAGTTAACAGTAGGTGTTCTCGAACGCCTGGGTATTGGTAAAGCACCTTGGGAACGGGATACAGAAGAAGAATATGGCTATTCTGCACCCCGCGCCGTTGCACCATCAAATCAGCTACCTAGCGGCGTACCCTTACAGCCACCAAAACCCAAAGTCCGCACCCCCGAACCCGTAGCCGAGGAAGAATGGACTGAGGACTACATCGAAGAAGAAAGACCACAGCGCCAAGTCATGAAGGCGCGACAATACGAGTCAATTCAATACGAAGAAGACGAAGAAGACAACTGGAGTGAAGCCACAGGTAGAGACAGATATCAGCCCCCGTCTCAACCCTACAGCAAACCCTACACCGAAGATTACGAAGATTATGATGACGACATAGAAGGCGATGCGTGGGAAGACGTACCACCCCAACCCGTGAATATTCCCAAGAAGGTCAAAGAAAGACAGCCAGAATACGAAGAAGAAGGCGGATATTAA